In Candidatus Micrarchaeia archaeon, the sequence TCTAACTTATGCATTTACCATTGCAATAGCTGCAATATTTATTGCATTAGGATTAGGAATGGGACTTGCAATTGGATTAGGAGGACAAGACACAATTAAAAAAGTCTTAAATAAAAAACAAGCAGATATAGAAAAACTTTTTTAAGTTTTTTCTTTTTTTATTTATTTTTTCTTTTCTAATTTTAATTATTTTTTAATTAATCTTTTTCTTTTTAGGGTGAAGACCTTTTTCTTTTCTAAAGAAAAAGGGATTCAATAGAAAAACTTTTCTAAGTTTTTTCTTTTTTTATTTATTTTTTATTATGTATTTCTAATTTCTTTTGTTTCTTTTTTATTAATTAATTTTAATTTATTTTTTGGGATTATTAAACTCTGGGACAATATATAAAAATCTATTTAGATTAATTTTTAATATGCGAGAAGAAAGTAAGAATTGGTTTGAACAGGCGAAGATAGATTTAGATACAGCAAAATTTAATTTTAAAGGAGAACGATTTTATGCTTCAGTGTTCTTTTCGCAACAAGCAGCTGAAAAATCATTAAAAGCATTATATCTTGAGGAAAAAAGATGCCCAGTATTACATCATAATCTTGTAGATATTGCAGATGAGCTTGAAGCCCCTGAAGAAGTCATAAGTGCTTGTAGAATGTTAAATCCACATTATACTGTTTCTAGATATCCAGATGCAGCTAGTGGTATTCCTTCAGAAGTTTATGATAAAAAAATTACTAGTATATATTTAATGGAAGCAAAAAAGGTGGTTAGGTGGGTAAGAGACAATTTAGAGAGTTAGATGGTTTTATTAAAAATCTAAAACAAGATTATTCTGATGCAATAGTTTATTTATTTGGTTCAAGAGCAAGAGGAGATGAATTAAAAGATAGTGATTATGATATATTTATTATTTCAGATAAATTCAAAAATCAAAAATTTGTTAAAAGACTTGAAAAAATACAAGAATACTGGACACTTCCCCAATTACTTGAGTCTTTATGTTATACAAAAGAAGAATTTCAAGAAAAGATGAAACAAATAAATATTGTAAGTCATGGGATGAAAGATGCAATAAAACTTACTTCTTGATTAATTATTTTTAATTAATTTTTACTTTTTGAAATAAGAATTAGATATAATAAAAAATGGACCTGGGGGGAATTGTTCATTTCCCAGTTTCTTTTTGGGATAAAGACCTTTTTCTTTTCAAAGAAAAAGGGATTTAATTGAACCCCCGGCCTCCTGCATTCTCGAGCCCTTTCTTTTCCCTAAAAGAAAGGTCTAGAGTTCACCCCAAAGAAAAGGGTTTTTCTTTCCCTAGGCTTTCTTTTTTCAAAAAAGAAAGGCTATGCCAAGCAGGCGCGCTTTAGCGAACCAAGAACACAAAATATTCTTTACATAGTTTTTTTCGCCATGCGTTTCTTTTTCTTTACAAAGAAAAAGAAAGGCTGACCGCTGCGCTACAGGCCCATATTTTAATAAAATATAAAAAAGAAAATTTATGAAGGAGAGATATAAATTACTGAATCTCCTCTTAGTAATATTGTTCCAAATCCTTTTTGAACTTCACCATCTTTTAGAAATTCTGCTTTTTCTAAAACAAGATTCATATGAATATCATAAGATACCATAACTCCTCTAAATTCTAAATGTCCTTTTAATCCGACTACTACAGTATTATTTAATGCAGTGTTCAAAACATCGAATGGTCTTCTTTTTTGTTCTTCCATATTTATCACCTTTTTTAAAAAATAAAGTTTTCTTATTTTAATTTTTTACATAAAACAATTTAAACTTATGGGTAATTTTTATAAATTATCCATTTTGATTATTACATCTGCAGTATTTTTTAAAGCAATACTAAATCCGGGTTCACCACCAATTACAATTGTTTCTTTTCCATGCTCTTTTGCTTTTACAAGCACAGGTCTAAAATCAGTATCTCTTGTCATTAAAGCGATAGTATCAATATGTGGATTAAATATTTGTTCTACTGCCGCACATGCCATTGTAACATCTACATCACCAGAAGTAATTACTGGTTGATATCCTTGATTTATCATAGCTTCAATTAATTTATCAGAAGCATACTGATCGAGAAAAACAATTCCTATTTTTAATTTTCCATGTTTTTTTAACTCTTTTTTAATTGCTTCTAAATCAAGATGCATATCTTTTCTAATTACATTAGGCCCATCTATAAATAATGCGATGTTTCTATCCTTTTTCTTTTTAAGTAAATCTCCTATTTTGTCAAATACAGTCATAATTATAACCTCCTATATATTGAAGAATTCCTTTGCATTTTTATATGTTTCTTCTTCAACTTTTTCTTCAGATACACCAAGGCTTTTTGATATAATTGAAATACTTTTATAAATATCATAAAGATTCTTGCCTAAATATGGTGCATCCGTTTCTACTACTAAATTATTTAATCCAACATCTTTTATTACTTTCTTTTTTAAATCAGATGAAATCGGAGATATTGAAATTAACATATTATGTTTAACAGCTTTTTTTGCAAGTTCTCTGTTTCCAGAAAAACAATGTAATAATACAGGAAAATCGAAGTTACTTAATCTATTAATTACATCTTCTTCTGCTTTTCTAGAGTGTATAATAACTGGAAGTTTCATTTTATCAGCAAGATCAAGCATCTTTTCAAAAACTATTTTTTCCTTTTCAATACCTTCAATAGTTTTTCCCCAGTGATAATCTAATCCTATTTCACCAATTGCAATAGGTTTATTTTCTTTAATAAATTCAATCCATTTATCAACAATTGTTAAATCATCTAAATCTAGTATCGAATGTGGGGCGATACCTAATGCATAATATACATTTTTATATTTTTTAGATATTTCAATTGCGTTTATATTTGCTTCGTGAGAATAACCGCAAGTAATAGCAATCTGATTTTTTATAAATTCTATTTTATCAAATTTATCCAAATGACAATGAGTATCAAATACAACCATGTTAAAATAAGTAATCATTAACTTTATAAAGTCTAACCTATAATAAGAATTACTTATTTTCTAGGTGATATTATGACAGGAGAAAAAATATTTGTTGATTCAAAGAGTTTAAAAGTAGGGAAATATATGTTAATTGATGATATTCCTTGCAGAATTGTAAATATAGAAACATCAAGACCAGGAAAACATGGTCATGCTAAAATGAGAATTACAGGTATTGGTATTTTTGATAATCAGAAAAAACAATGGCTTGGTGCAGGAGGACATGATGTTGAATCTCCAGTTATCACAAGAAGTACTGCTCAAGTTGTTTCAGTTTCTGGAGATAGTGTTCAATTAATGGATACAAAATCATATGAAATTTTTGAACTTCCACTTCCAGAAGAATTAAAAGCAGACGCAGAAGCAGGAGCAGAAGCAGAACTATTAGAAGCTATGGGAAGAAAAGCAATTCAAAGAATTAAAAAAGCATAGGTGATTTTATGAATATAAATATTGATAAAAAAATTGAAAATAAATCTTTAAAAAGAACAGAAGTTACTTTTTTAGTTTCTTATGATTCTTCTACACCAAAAAGACAGGAAGTTATAGAAGCATTAGCTAATTTGTTAAAAGTTAAAAAAGAATTAGTAATTCTTCAATCCTTAAATAATAAATTTGGAAGCAAAAGCGCAGATGGAAAAGCAAATATTTATACAGATGAAGAAGCATTAAAAAGAATTGAACGTGAATATTTATCAAAAAGATTAGAAAAGAAAGAAAAGAAATAAACCTATATATAAAAAAGGGTGTGATTTATGGGTGCAAAAAAAAGAAAAGTTAAGAAAAAAGGAAAAAAACCAGTAAAAGTAAAGAAAAAAGAAGTTAAAGAATACAAAAAAGCAAAATCTTGTCCAAAATGCGGACCTGGTGTTAAATTAGCAGAGCATAAAGATAGATTATCATGTGGAAAATGCGGTTATTACGAAAAGAAGTAGATAATCTTATTATTGTTTTATTATTTTCTTCTTTATTTTTAGTTTTATTTACTTTACCTGAAATTAATTCTTATTCTTTTAATGAATATATTATAGGAATTAGTATAGTATTTTTATTATCTTTGTTTTTACTTAAAAAATATGGTTTTATTAGATGGAGTTTAATTTTAATTTTATTTTTACTTTTTACTTTAATACGAGAAGACATATCAATATTAACTTCTTCATTAGTTTTTATTTTATTTCCTTTTTATTGGTTAAAATTAGAAGGGAAAAAATATAATTCAATTTTAAAAGAATATGGATTAATTGTAAAAGACAAATTAAAAATTATTATTTCTGGAATTTTGGGATTATTTTTGATTATTTTTATTGTTGGTTTAATTGGATCAATATTTTATTTTTTTGGTATAAATGATCAAGCAAATGTGAAAGAGGTAGTTAAATCTCTTCCTTGGATTGCATTTCCAATCGCTGTTTTAATTGCACCAATAGCAGAAGAAATCTTTTTTAGAGGATTTTTACTTAAAAAAGTAGGAATATTAATTTCAGCAGTAATTTTTGCTTTATTACATTTTGCTTATGGTTCAATAGTTGAGATAACAGTTGCTTTTGTAATTGCTTTATTATTATCTTATTTATTTATAAAAACAAAATCATTATGGCCTTCAATAATTGCACATGGTCTTTTTAATTTAATGTCATTAATAGTTATGTGGTTTTTATGAATGTTCTTGGAATAGAAAGCACTGCACATACTTTAGGCATTGGAATTTTTAATGGTAAAAAAATAGTTCATGCAAAAGATATGTATAAACCAAAAAATGAAGGTATAATACCAAGAAAAGCAGCAGACCACCATTTAGAATTTTCAAATTTATTAATTAAAAATGTACTTCAAGAATCTAACTTAAAATTAAAAGATATTGATGGATTTGCTTTTTCTCAAGGTCCAGGAATAGGTCAAACATTACAATTTGGTTGTTCTTTAGCAAGATATTTAGCAATTAAATATAATAAACCATTAATCTCTGTAAATCATTGCCAAGCCCATATTGAGATTGGAAAATGGGAATGTAATTTAAAAGATCCATTAACAGTATATGTTTCCGGAGGGAATACACAATTAATTATTGAAAGAAATAAAAAATATCATGTGTTGGGGGAAACATTAGATATTGGTATGGGAAATTTATTTGATACTTTTGGAAGAGATATGGGTTTAGAATTCGCACATGGATCTATATTATCTGAAATGGCTGAGAAAGGAAAGTATATTGAATTGCCATATTCAGTTAAAGGTATGAATATTGTTTTTGGGGGCTTATTAACTGCTTCTAAAAAAGCATTAAAAGAACATAAAAAAGAGGATATAGTTTATTCAATGATGCATAATGCTTTTGCTTCTTTAACAGAAGCCGCAGAAAGAGCATTGTGTTTAACCCATAAAAAAGAATTATTATTATGTGGAGGGGTGGCACAAAATAAAATGTTTCAATCAATGCTTAAAAAAATGCTTGAACCACATAAAGCAAAATTTGCAGTTCCAAGGAATGAGTATAATGCAGATAATGGAGCAATGATTGCTTTATTAGGGTATAGATTATTAAAAGAAAAGAAAATAATTTCAATAGAAAAAGCAATTCCAAGACAAAAATGGAGAGTTGATAAAGAATAGTAAGCAATAAATACCTTTTTCTAATAAACAAAGTATGGCAAATGAAATATTAGCTCAAATTGGATTAGGTGGATTCAAAAGTTTATTAGATGAAATTGAATTAGTAACTGCAAATGAAATTTTTTATTTATTTGTTTTGATTTTAGTAATATCTTTAGGTATGCTTATTATTTGGTATTTATATAAAAAATTAGCAAAAAGAGATATGTTTAAATTAAATTTAAAAGCTGAAGATGGAGAAAAATTAACAATTGGAAAAGAATTATTTTCTACATTAATTTATTTATTTAAATATATATTATTATTTCCTCTATTCGTAATTTTAATGTTTATTATCTTAGTAGTGTCATTTTTATTTATGTCTTCTGGAATAGAGTTATCATCTATATTTTTCTTTTCAATTGCATTAATTTGTGTTGTAAGATTATTAGCATATATAAAAGAGGATACAGCACAAGAAATTTCTAAAATGATCCCTATCGCCTTAGTATTATCTTTACTTTTAAATCCTAATTTATCTAGTGGATATTCATTTCCTTCTATTTCAGAATTAGAAATTGCATTAGCAAGTGTTTGGTATTATTTTGTTTTTATATTCTTTTTTGAAATATGTTTAAGAGTGGTACATAAAATAACAAGAGTTTTTAAAAATTAGGAGAATTAATCTTCTCCTCCTTTTGTAAAAGCCTTTTTACCTAATAATACAAGTAATACCATAGAGATTATTCCTACTATAATTCCTTGAGTTAAATCTTTGAATTGCATATACCACATATATCCTAAGAATGCTCCAAATAATCCCATTACTATACTTCTTAAATTATTAGCAAGTCCCCCAGATAAATTTTTTTCAGTAAAAAATATATATGCTATTAAAGCCACTAGAATACCAAGTCCTATTGGATAATAAATTGGATCTGTTGGAGTTTGAAAATGCCATGCAAAACCAGCCCCAAATCCTATTAATAATGCACCAACCACTTTCCCAATTTTTACTGCTTCTTTTGTTATACCCATTTTTAATCACCCATTTTTTAATACATAATTTTAAAAAGACAATTTATATAAAACTATTACTATCCCGCGGTAGCTCAAAGCTTTAAATTTAATATTTTAAAGCGAGTAATGGTAGAGCGATCGGCTGTAACTTTTTTCTTTCTTGTAAGAAAGAAAAAAATTAACAAAAAAGAAAGAACAAAGTAGCTAAAGTTTGTTTGTTCCTGAAAAGGAATTAATGAGTGCTCTACAAACCTATTAGTGTAGATCTGAAACCGATAGGTTGGGATTTCGAATATCCCCCGCGGGACTTTTTTAAAGGTGTTTTTTTATGAGAAAAATTTATATAGCTGGATATAAACCAATTGACGAAAATAGATTAGGAAGTATAAGAGGAAGAAATGTTTTTTTATTTACTGGATATAATCTCATTAGTGTTGGAAGAGTTGCAAAAATAATAAAAGAAGGAATAATCACTAAAGAAAAAACAGGTAAAAAAAGATTTTTTGAAATCTCTTTGTTATCTGATGGAACAGGTATTTTTAATGATGAAGGTTTAGATTATGAATATTGATTTTTGGGGGATAATGAGTTTGATTGGTTTTGTTTTATTTCTTATTTTTGTTATATCTATTTTATTATCTTTAATCGCTTTAATTTTAATTCATTTTTTTCATAGAAAAGGAAAAATTATATTTCCATATTTTATTTTAAGTGTAGTAAGCACGTTAGAAGTTCCTATTGAAAGAATGATTAGATTTTTTCAATTAGAAGGAATTGATTTGGATTTAACAATTACTCAATTAAGGAATAGATTAAACAAAAAAGCATTTTCAAAAGTTCCTGCGAATGAAAGAGCATTATTTTTTCCCCAATGTTTAAGAAGTATTAAATGTCCTGCAACAATGGGAGAACAAGGGATAAATTGTATTAATTGTAAAAAATGCGGGATAGGAGAAATAAAAAAAGAAGCTGAATCTTTAGGTTATAAAGTATATATTGCTCCAGGAAGTTCATTAATAAAAAGAATGTTTAAAAAATACAAACCAAAAGCAGTTTTAGGTGTTGGATGTTCAATGGAAGTTAAAGAAGGAACAGCATTAATTGAATCATATGGAATTCCAGTTCAAGCAGTTTCTTTGTTAACAGGTGGATGTGTAAATACAAGAGTAGATTGTTATGAATTATTAAAAACTATTTATCTAGGTATAGATATTTCTGAAGAAAAATTAAGAGAAAAAGCAAATGAATTTAATAAATATTGGAATTAATTTATACAAAAATCGTGGGTATTAATTGACCAATAAAGTTTGTAATTAATATAACTATCATGGCAATAAAAAGATGTTCTCCTATTGTTTCCCAAGGATTAGTTTTTCTTGTTTTTGAAATTTTATAACTTAATATACTTATTACTAATAATCCCCAAATTATACTTGCTATTATTGCAGTTGATAAATCAAATAAAAGTATTGGAATTAAAAAAGTTAAAGCAAAAATAAATTTACAAATAAAAGTGGATATAGTTGATTCCCAAATTTCACTATCTTTATTATTTTTTTGCGATTCTTCAGATATATGAATTCCAAGCGCATCTGAAAATGCATCAGCAACAGCAATAGTAATTATTCCACCAATAATTACTAATTTAGAATGTGTTCCTGCATTAAGTCCAACTATCAAACCCAAAGTGGTAATCACAGCAGAAGTTAAACCAAAAGATAAACCTATTTTTAAAGATTGTTTCATGATTTTTTAAATAAGAATAAGTTATTAAAGTTTTCTTAGTTCTATACTTATTGTTATTCCATTTTGTTCTTTTTTTAATTCTATTTTCCCACCTATTAATATTAATTGTTTTTCGATCCAATAGAGTTTTTTTAATCTATTTTCCTTTTCATAAAAAGGACATAAACAAAATACTAATTCTTCTTCATTAATTTCATGTGTTTTGAAACTTATTTTTATATCTAAATTTAAGTCATCGAAAACAGTTATATATATTGGGGAATTTTCTTTTGAATAAGGTTTCATAGTTTTTATTATCTCATAAATTGATTTTTCTAATATCATGTGCGCGTTTTTGTTTAATATATTTTCTTTGATTATTAATTTTCTAGGGCAGATTAATTGAACAGGAAAATCAAACTTTCTAATAGCACTGTTTATTATGTCTTTTACGTTTTTTGTATATTCCTTTAATTTCATTTTCATAAATTTATTGGGCGCTTCGGGCGTTTATAAAAGTATGTATTCATAAGTGAATTTAGCCGGAAAACTACTCTTTAATATTATTTATAAATATAATTATTCTAAAATAATAGAAAGGTTTAAATAGATTAATAATATAATTATGATATAATAATGCTATAATAATGCGCAAAAGGTGAGGAAATGAATATAAATTTACATTTAACTGGGGAATTAGAACAATTTATCAATAGTTTAGTTAGTAGGGGGTTGGCTGCGAATAAAACAGAAGCCATAAGACAAGCATTAGTTAATTATTATGAAACCCATAAAAATAATAAATCAAGAGAGGATAAAGATCTTATAAATTTTACAATGGAAGCTTCAGAACCTGCTTTGAAAAAAATTTGGAATAATCCAAAAGATGATGAAGTATGGTCAAAATATTAAACAGAAAAGATATAATTTTAGTTCCTTTTCCATTTAGTGATTTATCTAATTCTAAAACAAGACCTGCTCTTGTTTTAAGTAAAAATAAATTTAATAAAAACTCTGAGGATATTATTGTTTGTGCTATAACTTCAAATTTAGATACAAATAATTCAGTGTTTATAGAAAAAAAAGATTGGCAAAATGGAAATTATTCAGAGAGTGTCATAAAATATAGTAATTTAATAACTTTAGATAAAAAATTAGTTATTAAACAAATAGGAATATTAAGTGATGAAAAATTTGAAGAAGTTTTAATTAAAATAAAAGAAGTTATTTAGCCGAAAATCTACTCTTTAAAAACTATTATAAACAATTCAAGCGCATATTAATCAATGAGTATCATATTAGATATGCGCATTGAGAGATTAATTTCCGAAAGATTCAAAGATTTAACTGAAATACAAAAGAAATCCTTTAAAGCAATACTTAGTGGAAATAATACGTTAGTTATAGCGCCAACTGGACATGGAAAAACATTAGCTGTTATGCTTCCTGTTTTTAATAATATTATAGACACAGAAAATAATGGAATCCAAGTTTTATATGTCACTCCTTTAAAAGCATTAAATAGAGATTTATTAGAAAGAATTACGTGGTGGTGTAATAAACTAGGGATATCTCACGCAGTAAGACATGGAGATACATCACAAGCAGAAAGAACAAAACAATCACAAAAACCACCTAAATTATTAATAGTAACTCCAGAAACATTATGTTCTATTCTGGCTGCCCCAAGATTAAGTTTAGCTTTAAAAAATTGCAAACATTTAATTGTTGATGAGATACATAGCATATGTGATAATAAGAGAGGCGCACAATTGAGTTTAACAATTCAAAGAATAAAACAATATGCAGATCCGCAGATAATTGGTTTAAGTGCAACAGTTGGTTCTCCAGAAAAAATTGCAAATTTTTTATCTCCAGATAAAGAATGTCAAATTGTTTCTTTAGATGAACCAAAAAAGACAAAAATATTTATTGAAAAACCAAAGCCTTCAAAAAACCCACCGAAAAAATTAGATTTAGATGAAGAAGCAACAGGAAGATTATATAGAGTTAAAGAAATAACTGAACAAGATAAAACTTTAATTTTTGTTAATACGAGGCAGGTAGCAGAAGCATTATCTTCGAGACTTCATTTATTAGATGTAAAAATAGGAATACATCATGGCTCTTTAGCAAAACAAATCAGATTAAAAGCAGAAACTGATTTTAAAAATAATATTACAGATGCATTATTAGCAACAAGTTCTTTAGAATTAGGAATTGATATTGGAGATGTGGAAAATGTTATTCAATATATGTCTCCAAGACAAGTTTCAAGATTAATTCAAAGAATAGGAAGAAGCGGGCATGATATACACAGAGTATCCAAAGGACATATAATAGTTTCAGATTTATATGATACATTAGAAGCAACTGCAATTGCTTTATTACTAAAAGAAGGTAAACAAGAAGAAAATATTATTGAATCACAGGCATTAGATGTAATTGCCCACCATTTAGTTGGTATACTTTTGGAAAATGAGCAAATAAAATTAATTGATGCACACAAAATTTTAGAAAAAGCGGCTTCTTATAATATTTCATACGGGCAATTAGAAGAAATAGCAGAGCAATTAAGCAAGCAAAGAGTATTATATTTTGATAGATCAGACGACTCTCTAAAAAAAACTTTGAGTTCTAGATTATATTATTATACAAGATTATCTACTATCCCAAAAACTATGAGGAGAAAAGTTAAGGATATAGAATTAAATAAAATTGTTTCTACTTTAGATGAAGTATTTGTTTCTTCATTAGAAATTGGAGATACATTTATTACAAAAGGATTACCTTGGAGAGTTGTTGAATTAACTACAGAGGAAGTATTAGTTGAAGCAGGAGATGATTTTTCATTATCTTTGCCAGATTGGGAAGGTGAACAAATACCTGTTCCTTTTATGGTTGCCCAAAAAGTTGGAGATATCATTGAAATAATTGATAAAAATGAAACAAATAAGATTAAAGAAAAAATTGAATTAAATGCAGATATTTATCTCCCTAAAGAAAAATGGTATCCAAAAAAAGATGAATTGATAATTGAATGTTTTGCTGATTTGATAGTTATTCATTCTTTATTAGGTTCAAAAGCAAATGAAACTATTGGGCGATGTATTTCATTTTTATTAACTTTAAAACATGGTTCAAGCAATCAATTAATCACAGATCCATATAGTATTATAATAAATACCCCAAAACCTGCTAAAGCACAGGACATAAAAGATATTATAAAAGAGTTAACTGATATTGAATCAATAATAAAAAGTTCTTTAACAGATTCCAAATTATTTGTGTTTAAATTTAATCATATTGCATTTAATTTTGGTTTAATAAATGAAGGGCAGGGAGTTTCTAAGAGAGCAATAAAATACTTAATGGACACCCCAATATATAAAGAAACTATCAGGGTTTTATTATCAACGTATTTTGATATACCCAAAGCAAATGAAATTATTGATTTAATAAAAGCAAATGAAATGAAAATTATATGCAAAAATTCAAAAGAATTAAGTGAATGGAGCAGGCAAG encodes:
- a CDS encoding type II CAAX endopeptidase family protein, which encodes MWKMRLLRKEVDNLIIVLLFSSLFLVLFTLPEINSYSFNEYIIGISIVFLLSLFLLKKYGFIRWSLILILFLLFTLIREDISILTSSLVFILFPFYWLKLEGKKYNSILKEYGLIVKDKLKIIISGILGLFLIIFIVGLIGSIFYFFGINDQANVKEVVKSLPWIAFPIAVLIAPIAEEIFFRGFLLKKVGILISAVIFALLHFAYGSIVEITVAFVIALLLSYLFIKTKSLWPSIIAHGLFNLMSLIVMWFL
- a CDS encoding translation initiation factor IF-5A — encoded protein: MTGEKIFVDSKSLKVGKYMLIDDIPCRIVNIETSRPGKHGHAKMRITGIGIFDNQKKQWLGAGGHDVESPVITRSTAQVVSVSGDSVQLMDTKSYEIFELPLPEELKADAEAGAEAELLEAMGRKAIQRIKKA
- a CDS encoding HEPN domain-containing protein — translated: MREESKNWFEQAKIDLDTAKFNFKGERFYASVFFSQQAAEKSLKALYLEEKRCPVLHHNLVDIADELEAPEEVISACRMLNPHYTVSRYPDAASGIPSEVYDKKITSIYLMEAKKVVRWVRDNLES
- a CDS encoding DEAD/DEAH box helicase codes for the protein MSIILDMRIERLISERFKDLTEIQKKSFKAILSGNNTLVIAPTGHGKTLAVMLPVFNNIIDTENNGIQVLYVTPLKALNRDLLERITWWCNKLGISHAVRHGDTSQAERTKQSQKPPKLLIVTPETLCSILAAPRLSLALKNCKHLIVDEIHSICDNKRGAQLSLTIQRIKQYADPQIIGLSATVGSPEKIANFLSPDKECQIVSLDEPKKTKIFIEKPKPSKNPPKKLDLDEEATGRLYRVKEITEQDKTLIFVNTRQVAEALSSRLHLLDVKIGIHHGSLAKQIRLKAETDFKNNITDALLATSSLELGIDIGDVENVIQYMSPRQVSRLIQRIGRSGHDIHRVSKGHIIVSDLYDTLEATAIALLLKEGKQEENIIESQALDVIAHHLVGILLENEQIKLIDAHKILEKAASYNISYGQLEEIAEQLSKQRVLYFDRSDDSLKKTLSSRLYYYTRLSTIPKTMRRKVKDIELNKIVSTLDEVFVSSLEIGDTFITKGLPWRVVELTTEEVLVEAGDDFSLSLPDWEGEQIPVPFMVAQKVGDIIEIIDKNETNKIKEKIELNADIYLPKEKWYPKKDELIIECFADLIVIHSLLGSKANETIGRCISFLLTLKHGSSNQLITDPYSIIINTPKPAKAQDIKDIIKELTDIESIIKSSLTDSKLFVFKFNHIAFNFGLINEGQGVSKRAIKYLMDTPIYKETIRVLLSTYFDIPKANEIIDLIKANEMKIICKNSKELSEWSRQVLTKVHAGELIAPIEPHSEIMKAFANHLLEKRIKLMCLNCNKPFYVKIEEAGKKVKCLNCSGSVVGYAGEFRQGKLQEKPPKFIEESAPLIQAYGKRALIALSVYGVGPETAKRVLQKIHKEDEHFFYDLLEAQKNFIKNKKYWKM
- a CDS encoding LSM domain-containing protein is translated as MEEQKRRPFDVLNTALNNTVVVGLKGHLEFRGVMVSYDIHMNLVLEKAEFLKDGEVQKGFGTILLRGDSVIYISPS
- a CDS encoding nucleotidyltransferase domain-containing protein; translated protein: MGKRQFRELDGFIKNLKQDYSDAIVYLFGSRARGDELKDSDYDIFIISDKFKNQKFVKRLEKIQEYWTLPQLLESLCYTKEEFQEKMKQINIVSHGMKDAIKLTS
- a CDS encoding type II toxin-antitoxin system PemK/MazF family toxin, whose protein sequence is MVKILNRKDIILVPFPFSDLSNSKTRPALVLSKNKFNKNSEDIIVCAITSNLDTNNSVFIEKKDWQNGNYSESVIKYSNLITLDKKLVIKQIGILSDEKFEEVLIKIKEVI
- a CDS encoding 30S ribosomal protein S24e, which translates into the protein MNINIDKKIENKSLKRTEVTFLVSYDSSTPKRQEVIEALANLLKVKKELVILQSLNNKFGSKSADGKANIYTDEEALKRIEREYLSKRLEKKEKK
- the kae1 gene encoding KEOPS complex N(6)-L-threonylcarbamoyladenine synthase Kae1, which codes for MNVLGIESTAHTLGIGIFNGKKIVHAKDMYKPKNEGIIPRKAADHHLEFSNLLIKNVLQESNLKLKDIDGFAFSQGPGIGQTLQFGCSLARYLAIKYNKPLISVNHCQAHIEIGKWECNLKDPLTVYVSGGNTQLIIERNKKYHVLGETLDIGMGNLFDTFGRDMGLEFAHGSILSEMAEKGKYIELPYSVKGMNIVFGGLLTASKKALKEHKKEDIVYSMMHNAFASLTEAAERALCLTHKKELLLCGGVAQNKMFQSMLKKMLEPHKAKFAVPRNEYNADNGAMIALLGYRLLKEKKIISIEKAIPRQKWRVDKE
- a CDS encoding TIGR00288 family NYN domain-containing protein; translation: MTVFDKIGDLLKKKKDRNIALFIDGPNVIRKDMHLDLEAIKKELKKHGKLKIGIVFLDQYASDKLIEAMINQGYQPVITSGDVDVTMACAAVEQIFNPHIDTIALMTRDTDFRPVLVKAKEHGKETIVIGGEPGFSIALKNTADVIIKMDNL
- a CDS encoding DUF116 domain-containing protein; the protein is MNIDFWGIMSLIGFVLFLIFVISILLSLIALILIHFFHRKGKIIFPYFILSVVSTLEVPIERMIRFFQLEGIDLDLTITQLRNRLNKKAFSKVPANERALFFPQCLRSIKCPATMGEQGINCINCKKCGIGEIKKEAESLGYKVYIAPGSSLIKRMFKKYKPKAVLGVGCSMEVKEGTALIESYGIPVQAVSLLTGGCVNTRVDCYELLKTIYLGIDISEEKLREKANEFNKYWN
- a CDS encoding 30S ribosomal protein S27ae, whose protein sequence is MGAKKRKVKKKGKKPVKVKKKEVKEYKKAKSCPKCGPGVKLAEHKDRLSCGKCGYYEKK
- a CDS encoding TatD family hydrolase gives rise to the protein MVVFDTHCHLDKFDKIEFIKNQIAITCGYSHEANINAIEISKKYKNVYYALGIAPHSILDLDDLTIVDKWIEFIKENKPIAIGEIGLDYHWGKTIEGIEKEKIVFEKMLDLADKMKLPVIIHSRKAEEDVINRLSNFDFPVLLHCFSGNRELAKKAVKHNMLISISPISSDLKKKVIKDVGLNNLVVETDAPYLGKNLYDIYKSISIISKSLGVSEEKVEEETYKNAKEFFNI
- a CDS encoding VIT1/CCC1 transporter family protein, with the translated sequence MKQSLKIGLSFGLTSAVITTLGLIVGLNAGTHSKLVIIGGIITIAVADAFSDALGIHISEESQKNNKDSEIWESTISTFICKFIFALTFLIPILLFDLSTAIIASIIWGLLVISILSYKISKTRKTNPWETIGEHLFIAMIVILITNFIGQLIPTIFV